One Ictalurus furcatus strain D&B chromosome 24, Billie_1.0, whole genome shotgun sequence DNA segment encodes these proteins:
- the LOC128600090 gene encoding cell death-inducing p53-target protein 1 isoform X1 → MAATLKQQKLQRINEELHKLTLHRDQLNNRLRLLALLKEFRQNAGYHVEAVDEPTENDEYERIQEELKELSERKLALQALQETLEGTSKSCDTFSTPQKYDPLGNEIFIVERPPSYPAPQVISDIEKLPRHPSQIQCPYCEQYITTEVSTVIGNTTWLVCLVSTFIGCVAGCCLIPFCISTFKDVVHKCPKCRSHIHTCTKL, encoded by the exons ATGGCTGCAACGTTGAAACAGCAGAAGCTACAGAGGATCAATGAAGAGCTGCACAAGCTAACACTACACAGAGATCAGCTCAACAACAGACTTCGTTTACTGGCTTTGCTGAAGGAATTCCGGCAGAATGCTGGCTACCATGTGGAAG CAGTAGATGAACCTACTGAGAACGACGAGTATGAACGGATACAGGAGGAACTCAAGGAACTTTCAGAAAGGAAATTAGCACTACAGGCTTTACAAGAAACTCTGGAAGGAACAAGTAAAAGTT GTGATACTTTTAGCACACCACAAAAATATGACCCTTTGGGTAATGAGATATTTATAGTGGAGAGACCGCCGTCCTATCCAG ctccTCAGGTGATTTCAGATATAGAGAAACTACCACGACATCCTTCACAAATACAGTGTCCTTACTGTGAACAGTACATTACTACAGAGGTGAGCACAGTGATTGGGAACACCACCTGGCTCGTGTGCCTGGTGTCCACCTTCATTGG CTGCGTAGCTGGCTGCTGCCTCATCCCCTTCTGCATCAGCACTTTCAAAGATGTAGTGCACAAATGCCCGAAGTGTCGCAGTCACATTCACACGTGCACCAAATTGTAA
- the LOC128600090 gene encoding cell death-inducing p53-target protein 1 isoform X3, translating into MAATLKQQKLQRINEELHKLTLHRDQLNNRLRLLALLKEFRQNAGYHVEAVDEPTENDEYERIQEELKELSERKLALQALQETLEGTSDTFSTPQKYDPLGNEIFIVERPPSYPAPQVISDIEKLPRHPSQIQCPYCEQYITTEVSTVIGNTTWLVCLVSTFIGCVAGCCLIPFCISTFKDVVHKCPKCRSHIHTCTKL; encoded by the exons ATGGCTGCAACGTTGAAACAGCAGAAGCTACAGAGGATCAATGAAGAGCTGCACAAGCTAACACTACACAGAGATCAGCTCAACAACAGACTTCGTTTACTGGCTTTGCTGAAGGAATTCCGGCAGAATGCTGGCTACCATGTGGAAG CAGTAGATGAACCTACTGAGAACGACGAGTATGAACGGATACAGGAGGAACTCAAGGAACTTTCAGAAAGGAAATTAGCACTACAGGCTTTACAAGAAACTCTGGAAGGAACAA GTGATACTTTTAGCACACCACAAAAATATGACCCTTTGGGTAATGAGATATTTATAGTGGAGAGACCGCCGTCCTATCCAG ctccTCAGGTGATTTCAGATATAGAGAAACTACCACGACATCCTTCACAAATACAGTGTCCTTACTGTGAACAGTACATTACTACAGAGGTGAGCACAGTGATTGGGAACACCACCTGGCTCGTGTGCCTGGTGTCCACCTTCATTGG CTGCGTAGCTGGCTGCTGCCTCATCCCCTTCTGCATCAGCACTTTCAAAGATGTAGTGCACAAATGCCCGAAGTGTCGCAGTCACATTCACACGTGCACCAAATTGTAA
- the LOC128600090 gene encoding cell death-inducing p53-target protein 1 isoform X2, which produces MAATLKQQKLQRINEELHKLTLHRDQLNNRLRLLALLKEFRQNAGYHVEVDEPTENDEYERIQEELKELSERKLALQALQETLEGTSKSCDTFSTPQKYDPLGNEIFIVERPPSYPAPQVISDIEKLPRHPSQIQCPYCEQYITTEVSTVIGNTTWLVCLVSTFIGCVAGCCLIPFCISTFKDVVHKCPKCRSHIHTCTKL; this is translated from the exons ATGGCTGCAACGTTGAAACAGCAGAAGCTACAGAGGATCAATGAAGAGCTGCACAAGCTAACACTACACAGAGATCAGCTCAACAACAGACTTCGTTTACTGGCTTTGCTGAAGGAATTCCGGCAGAATGCTGGCTACCATGTGGAAG TAGATGAACCTACTGAGAACGACGAGTATGAACGGATACAGGAGGAACTCAAGGAACTTTCAGAAAGGAAATTAGCACTACAGGCTTTACAAGAAACTCTGGAAGGAACAAGTAAAAGTT GTGATACTTTTAGCACACCACAAAAATATGACCCTTTGGGTAATGAGATATTTATAGTGGAGAGACCGCCGTCCTATCCAG ctccTCAGGTGATTTCAGATATAGAGAAACTACCACGACATCCTTCACAAATACAGTGTCCTTACTGTGAACAGTACATTACTACAGAGGTGAGCACAGTGATTGGGAACACCACCTGGCTCGTGTGCCTGGTGTCCACCTTCATTGG CTGCGTAGCTGGCTGCTGCCTCATCCCCTTCTGCATCAGCACTTTCAAAGATGTAGTGCACAAATGCCCGAAGTGTCGCAGTCACATTCACACGTGCACCAAATTGTAA